The sequence below is a genomic window from Ipomoea triloba cultivar NCNSP0323 chromosome 10, ASM357664v1.
GCAAAGGAGATCTAATCTATTCAAGATGAAATGCAGAGGAAAAGATCTGTGGGGTTTTAGTATTTGACAGTACCTGATCTTTTCCGGGATTTCCAGAAGACGGGAGTAGAAGGCACGTGGGAGAAGCCATTCAAAGTCTCCATGGGATTGGGGCTCTTCTCTGTAGACTCTTTCATTGAAAAAACAGCAAATTTGTGTGAAGAAAACAGAAAAGGTGAGAGCTTTTTGTGGTTCCTTAAGCTTGTATCTAAGTTTTTTAGTATTACAGTACGTTGGAAGCGAGGGTGGGGGTTGTTAGGGGTGTTGGGAAATGAGATATGGTTGGAAATCAACGGGGCGTGATGGAATCTACTAAGGTTTTGGACGGACAGGATTCGCTGTCGTGTTTTGGTGGGTTGGATCTCAACAGCGGTAGTTGTTGTTTACTTGATGATTTTGAGCTGCTGTGTGTGTGGTGGGGCCCGATGGTGAAATTACCGAAATGCACCTCGTGTTGGTCAGGCCACCTAGAAAAGACCGGTGGAATTAATGAAAGCATATGCGGATAATTTCGTCCCGTTTTCGGCGTGGAAATGGTTGGCTTTGGATTCGGCCCTGTTTCcatttttacttttctttttggaTAAATTTAATATGagtcgttttcaaaaaaaaaaaatttaatatgagTCAATGGGAAAGTTTCATGGAAAGGTGGAGTTTAGATTATAGTAATAAATTTTAGGAGcccaaaaaaatgcaattaatctTATAAGTTGCGTTTGGTTCAATCATTAAAGAGTTGTTATACGATGACTAGGGTTTATCTTGTAAAGTTGACTCTCATCTTAAATTATGTAGGTTTAATATTAGAATTATgcacttttaaaatataaattgtgtttttaagtgAAAATACATAATGGTTGTAGGAGGGAATTTGTAAATACAATACAAGGTCATCAAATCATAATTTGTTAATACTGAGGGATTGCAGTATTTAAAATgaacttgtgaatacaaaatAAGGTAATCAATTGCATATATGTTtgtagtatttttaaaaataaacggtgaacatttagtatgtaaattgtgtatctaAGTCAGAATTCAAAAGTCGgctccaccttacaaggtgaacccGGGTCCACAGAATAGTTTGTCAACATTGGAATTGGAATAgtaatgagaatcaaatacttgataatagtAATGTGTTTAAGTAGAATGAATCACTTTGTTTAGTactaaataagaataaaaatcaaaataaataaataaataattaattaattaaaataaaaatatataataaagacagaaacacattttttttctcccttattTTTGATTCGATTGTTCAAAAGTAGATGAGTAAAAaagtaatgatttttttaattgcaaGGGCAAGTGGGCAACTGGCTCTTTGTCTATTCTGAGTTCGTGGGATTTATCCCTTCCTGATTGTATTGCTGATTTACTAAGTTCTTAATGAAGTTTattccttttcaaaaaaaaaattgattccaatagtaggataacaaaagtagacaaacaaacatgataatGGGTATCAAAACTCATAGAGTCATAGTAGAGTGTGAAAGTCTCCAATCAAACATAtccttagggtgtgtttggttcgcacatgggaatcagaatcaaaatcaaaatcggAATcgatgggtatcaaatacttggtaagggtaatggatttttgatgaaagtattttgcatatttggtagtagggtggaatgtgaatgattattaatagttggagaagaatggaggaaatgaaatgaaacccttatttaataagggtatgagtttttcaattaatggggtattccaaacccacagtagtattctaaaaacctgacaaccaaacaataataatcactTTGATACACATATCTTATACCATAACCCGTCAACCAAGCACACCcttagttataaaaaaaaatcataactaCTTCTTGTTGGTGTCCTTAGAACTAGCACAAGTAATTAATTACATGACCTCAAGTCATGGCTAGAGGttgaaaatgttatttataGACTCGTGATTTACTGATGCAAGCTAACAcctatgtataaaaaaaatcctttcaTTTCAATTGGTAGATTGCTGAGTCTAGAATTACGTGACATTAAATTTGAGAGGTAATTAAATCAAAAGATATTTAGAGTGTTACTGTGATTAGTTGCTAGATTTGTTTTCTAGAAacgtaatttaaaaaaaaaataaaattgttatgaaaatattaagaataataatgattatCTAAATAAGGAAGAAATGAAAACACAGAAAttggaatggaggaagaagcaCACTTTTGTATTCATTGATGTTTCCTGTGGATGATCTTTACAAAAGGAGAGAGGGGGAATTTATAGTGCCtggaaatgaataaataaatatatatgtacaacaATTGCACATAATTGTGGTAGTCTAGTTGGATTTGTCAAACGTCTAGATGCTCAGCTGCCACCGTGAGATCACGGGATCGATTCCCTTGGAGCATCTAGGCTACCACAATTCACAAGAAAACAAAGTGTGCACTATAAATTCCCCCTACATCATCCCCCAGAAAACATGAATACAAAAGTGtgcttcttcctccattccaaTTTCTGTGTTTTCATTTCttccttattttttatttatattttcttaaaccCGCGGGCCGGCACGCGAGGCCCGCCAACCCGcgtggggcgggctagggttgtagtaatcctagcccgcgggccggcccgccaaAATTttggcccgcggtggggcgggccggcccgcattGACAGTCCTACAACTACCTACTTCATCCTCacttatgccgtggacccattggtggacctgggtccaaaaacgactccccatttttttttttactaaacatattggcctgaaatgtagaacacaaactctacattcacatacactatactctacattcacaatttgtaaactccacattcacacattataggattatatgtttagtaactatattaccactgttatgcattcacatattcaaaactctatattcacaggtcctatagtccatattcacaacttgagaactccacattcacacattacaaggctacaagttgctagaacttcttaactctattacagattcacacatgcataactctacattcacgatttctatactccatattcacaatttgaaacctccacattcacacatttctgggcaactctacattcacacaatcataagtctacattcacgatttctatactctacattcatactttgaaacctctacattcacacatttttgaacaactctacattcagcaatatgtttactaattaaaaaaaaaaagaaggacaaaacgacgtagttttggacccaggtccaccttgcaaggtggacctgggtccacagcataatttgcgtcTTGAGCATCTATATCAATGattttttcttggttttttgTGGAGTCCATGATGAGGTGGATGATAGAGAAAGACGTGAGAGAATGTAAAATGATCTCTTGCAAGGTATCGAGAGCATCAACGGCTATGCACATTTCATGCACCATGGAaagcttttaatttatttttttggcgTCAGATTtcatagttttatttttcatgttttttctttttctctttcctcaTCTCTTCTACTTTGACACATAAAAaaccacacacacaaaaacctCAACTACTATGAATGCTCACATCACCAATATTattcatacaatatatattcaccactataattgaatataatattttatgtttttactgTACTAGTATACCCATGTTATTAGAAATgagaatttatttaattattttcaaacttGAATCAAAGTACATTTAGAACTACTCGAAAGTAGAATTGGGGTAGATGTTTGCATCTGTCTAAGTATACAACAATCAACTTTAGTGATGGTGTAGTAGAAACTAGAAAGAATGGGAGATTTAGTATATGattattcattttataaatttgaattttatctCCATTATATaccaacaataatttttaacacaaatatatacTACGTATAATTCTTTTAACGCAAATATTGTTCCTTTTATTGAGATAGTTTCTCTAATCATCAAATAACAATTCAAATTAGCACCCTATAATCATCCAATAACTATTCAAATTAACAAATATGACTAAAAACTTGTATTGACTATTGACACACCTAAACTCTAATACTAAATTACAATATATAGGACAACCACTAATTAGTTGATTACTTAGGAATTAGTTActacaatttaattatataaagtcATATTAGATAATATCATCATATCTattgaataaattttgattcatacaacattgttattttaaaaagaacTTCAATTTGttacactcaaaaaaaaaaacttcaattttgattcttatcttatcttaaaattaataagagtcaaagtaGATCTCAATTACAAGATAAGTCAATATCatctttaattatataaaataatactccgtaatatttttacGCTTTATATAATTGCATTATAACAATCTTTGAGGTATTTACTCACAATGATAAACGTACAAATTAGAAactataatttctaaaattccacaaccattaaaattattattattattattattattattattattattattattattattatgcacaAATATTCATAGCCACAAGTTAGAGAAGAATTCTCGTAACTTCTCTTTGTATTTCTTACAATCCCCACAAATGCAAAGAGCATATTAACATTTAAGTCATGTCAATTTTAAAGATTTGAAGCATCATCTAGTGAGTGATTGATTCTTGAACTCTTAAACAAAAGATTTGAATCAAGTAACACATGCTCGCCTATGTGAGTTTTGCGATGAATAACAAACAATGGCTCTCTTAGAATGCTCACTAGTACTCTAGAAAAACTAGATATAATTattatcaaaagaaaaaaagaaaaactagaTATAATTCATAGGAGGTCACTCCTTCATACTCAACTAAATGATTTTAATGAATCATCAAGAACTCATATTGGCTCAACCTTCTAGTATAGTCAGTGAATCTATCAAGTCTATCTCAAAATGACCACTTTCTTATTCTGTTAAGGATTCATTAAGACGAATATATGTTCACCCTCTAAATCATTAAATGGTGAATTAATTAAATCTGCCTTAGTAGGATCACCGGTCTCATAGAATTACGGAATATGAATTCATTAAGAGCTTTTAGACTCAACCTCACAACACAAGTATACTAAGGCAGATTTAATAGAATTACGGAATATGAATTCATTAAGAACTTTTAGACTCAACCTCACAACACAACTCACAAGTATACTAATTTTGTGATTCTTTCCATGACTTTGTTTAACCACAAAAGTAGTATATATCATGGATTCTTCACCTCTTGAGCTATAAATTCATTCATCTTCTAGATACTAGCACTTCCACATCAAACCTTGCCACAACTTAttagtgttattttttttattttttttattttttgtattcgtGGGGATTGtaaaaaatgcaaaaacaaGCTTAAGAAAATTCTTCTCTAACTTGTACGTACAAATATTTCAGaatatttttactaattaataataatttaatttttaatttatgcaaTTATCATTGAGAATAACTTTCTCAACAATTGTTAAAATGCCACTGGATCGATATCATACCGTATCTTAATTTATCACTTCATAAGACTATTTTGTTCTcatataacatttttaattacctTAGTCCTAAAtgtgtataataatttttattatattattataataaaatatataattataatattttaatttatgatattgtaatttataaattataatattttaatttaaaaaatcactattaCTTTTATTGACATTATCATTGTGTAGAGACATATTAGcctttatactaattattactTACCAATTTACCACTCCAAACCCAActaattgaataaataattacagtaatttattttccaccatccaaacaatgaaatcaatcttcttaatttctttccataaaatttaaatttaatccCTCAAATATTTTTCGTGAACCAAACAGGCTATCGGAGGTTACAAGCCTACAACAAGATAATTAGTACTACGCCGAGTATCAGCATTAAAGCTTCTAAGACAATATACTCATACCATATCACAAGTGTTTGCTCCTTTCAATACAGTAGctgtgtatattttttttttctctgaaaTTCTCCCTTCATCCAAGGCTCCAGGCATTCTCAAAATTTTTGTTCCCATCTATGTATAAAGAACAATTCAAATGACAATACCCCCctcttgaaagaaaaaaaaaaatttgcaacaaatatttataacatatgACAGaccataaaattaaatttataagagaaaagaatgaaaaaattcCATAGAGAAAGAAAAGAACCCTTTTAGATAGAAGTTGATGAAGCAGCAGGGAAAGAAATCAGGCAGCTGGTGTTTCAATCAGAAGGCTTTCTTGTTCCTGTAGAGAAGCTTCTTCCCTTAAGAAGTCTGGTTGTCAAATGTTAGCACTACCTTTCCTGCACCCTCTGAATTGTATATGTTGCCAATTTATCGTCTTATTGGCCGATCCAGTCTTCCTTCATTTCTTGACGATGATGGTGTACACGCCTTCATTAGCCAGCAAAAACTTTGATCCATAGGAGACGCCCCAGCCCATCACTCTCACTTACCAAACCAAACTGCAATCCTGCAAATCCAACTACTCACATTAACAATTAGATGCACTAAAAACTCCTAACTTAGATCAatggaaaatttaaaattgggCTAAGCTGCGTGTTatgtactgtttttttttttttttttgaattaccTAAGTAACAGGCAATTAGATTGTGTGCTTAGAAGTAGGCTTGATTGCATCCTCGGTTGCAGGGTCAGCAGTTGAGAACTCATAATCACCTTCTCGGCTAAAGCCACCATATTGAACAGGCACTTGCTCAGAAGCAATGTATCTAGGTTCCACGATTTCAACACAAAATTTTAGGCGAACAGAATATTTCATACAATTAATGGAAACATAAGCTTCAAACACAAATAGATAAAAACTCAACCTAACCTTGGGGAACCAATTGAAACTTCATGTTGTTGGGCTCTAGGGATAGAATGCTTTTCTGCTCTCCAACCCCAATTGCATGCTTCTATAGATTTTTGTTTGAGTTACCATCAACCCACTGAAACAGCCACATCAGGGATGTCTTCAGAGCTAGATGTATCAGTATCAGTatcaagaacaagcaagggGTTATCTATATGTGCATCCTTCACATTTAGATAACAATTAGCTTTATCAAACACAAGTCTCTGTATATTCCTAGGTAGCAATCCAGAATCCCACAACTCCATGAATAGATTAAATACAAGACTAGAATGATGTGATTTGTGCAGAAGTTTCTTCATCAATCTGAAAGTAATATGGTTAAACCGAAGCCCTCTATCATTAATTTCAAGAAGTATCTTTTTAATCATTCTAACATCTCCATCTTTACATGCTCTTGATAGCATCAAATTGTAGGTGTGTATATTTGGAGCCAAACCAATTTCCTTCATCtcattaaacaaaatataagcATCTCCAACAAGGCCACCTTTGAGGAGCCCATCAAGGGCAACCGTATAGGAAACAACATCAAGCTGGAACTTCTCTGCTACAGCTTTCCTGAATAATCTGATAGCCTGATGAAATTCACCACACTTTATAAGCTCATTAATGATCACAGTGTGAATATGAGCATCAAGTCCATGTTGAGACTTTACAATTCCCCAATAAACGTTAACTGCTTGACTAGTCTTACCTAATCTGCATAACCCACTCAATAATCCAGTAAAAGTATACTTATCTGGTTGAAAACCTCTATCTATAATGTCATTGTAAAACTCAACAGCACCAGCAGGATAACCAGCTTTGCAAAAATAGCTCAGAAAGGAGTTACACACAACTAAATCAGCAGTTATGTCTAGTCCACTGATCAGTATAGGTAAGAGGATGAATTCCTTAGACAAACAAATGGTTGACATTATAGAGGAAAGTGTATAAGAATCAGGGGTCAATCCCCGCTCAGTTAAACTACAGAAAACATCAATTGCATCATCATAACTCCCTATTTTTGAGAGACAATCTATAAGTACATTGCACATAACCAAATCAGGGTAGCATCCCTTAGATTCCATAGCTGCTAAGATCTCAAATGCCTTGCTAGTCATCTGAGATTCTAAATATCCCTTGATTAGAGAGGTGCATGCTACAATATTTGGGGTACATCCACCAGCAATCATCTTAGCTAGCAAATAATCAGCAATATCAAGCCTGCCAGACTTAGAATATCCATCAATTAATATACTCCAAACACGCACAGAGGTAGGAATGCCCAAGACAATCATAAGACCCAACAATTGTGTAGCCTCTGCTAACTGACCTAATTTACAATAACAACTCAAAACGAATGAAAATGTCTCAGGTTTAAGATAATAGCCTTTCCTCAACATGCTCCTAAGTACACCTTGGAGATTAACCAAATCCTTGAGTTTGCACAAATGATACACAGCAGTgctaaaagttaagaaattagGGACCTGGGTCTCCTTCAAAACTTGAAGTGCTATACCTACACGCCCAATCTTGAACAGCACATCCATCAGTATGTTCCTAGCAAACGTGTTTGGTGTGTACCCATACCTAAGCATCTCCTCAAAAGTCATGAAAACCATACTGTGCATTCCTCCAAACCAATAAATTCTCAAAAACAGCAATAAATCCCCTGCCTTTATCACAGAACCCACATTCTCCAACTCATCAAGAAGTCCTTTCAATGTTCTGAACCTCTGAGTGAGTCGAGAGACTACATTCACCATGTGTGCAAAAGCTCCCTTTTGATGAAAGTAATTTGGTTGTTTAGCACACCATAAGAAGAAGCAAAGAGAAATCAGATCAGAATGGCAATTCAGAAGAGTGGATTCTACAACCTGTGGGGTGAGGATGATTCTGTAAGTCGCTGGAGCTTTGCAGAAATGCTCGGTGGAGGAAGAACTTTGATGAATGTTGACTGGATAATCAATGGGTGGATAGAGACTGTGAATTGAGGAGAGAAATTGGGTTTTGGTTGATTGATATGAAAGCCTGACTAAGAGGCATTTGGATCTCCATAGCATTTCTGATATGAAAGCTTGTGCAGCTAAAAATAAAGCATCAAGAAAACTCGACAGAGAGGTGTTTGAATCCAGGTGAAGAGAGAACCCGCTATCACCAATATTCTTGTCACTGCCGCATTTTCTATTACACAGTAACAACAACCATTAGAGGAAGGCAACAATTATATATCCTTACATATCTCTCATGTCTTTATGTATGTGTGTCAGTGTGTGTAAAGACTAAAAATGTGATGGAGTCAAATGGATTGTAGCATCTAAATAATGTATTTCTACTTGAAATACCATAGTATGTAAAACAACTTGATGAATGGCATCATGCATAATAATAACATGAGgtttatgaatttttcttttagggtcccaaaaagaaaattttcaaaatgtttAACTTGggaatgtaagaaaaaatatacaATCAAAGTTAGCTAAGATTGTTGCAAAATTATAGATATTAGATTTCCAGCATCTATATGGCAGAAACAGGCAGAAACCCCAAATTCATCCATTTCTTAAAACTTATATTTAATCTAACACAACAGTATAACAACTCAGGAAACTAGCCCTCCTTCAGAATACTATAAATGAACAATAAAGTAACAAAATGAAGTTAAACCACTTTT
It includes:
- the LOC116032928 gene encoding putative pentatricopeptide repeat-containing protein At1g16830 isoform X1, whose amino-acid sequence is MLWRSKCLLVRLSYQSTKTQFLSSIHSLYPPIDYPVNIHQSSSSTEHFCKAPATYRIILTPQVVESTLLNCHSDLISLCFFLWCAKQPNYFHQKGAFAHMVNVVSRLTQRFRTLKGLLDELENVGSVIKAGDLLLFLRIYWFGGMHSMVFMTFEEMLRYGYTPNTFARNILMDVLFKIGRVGIALQVLKETQVPNFLTFSTAVYHLCKLKDLVNLQGVLRSMLRKGYYLKPETFSFVLSCYCKLGQLAEATQLLGLMIVLGIPTSVRVWSILIDGYSKSGRLDIADYLLAKMIAGGCTPNIVACTSLIKGYLESQMTSKAFEILAAMESKGCYPDLVMCNVLIDCLSKIGSYDDAIDVFCSLTERGLTPDSYTLSSIMSTICLSKEFILLPILISGLDITADLVVCNSFLSYFCKAGYPAGAVEFYNDIIDRGFQPDKYTFTGLLSGLCRLGKTSQAVNVYWGIVKSQHGLDAHIHTVIINELIKCGEFHQAIRLFRKAVAEKFQLDVVSYTVALDGLLKGGLVGDAYILFNEMKEIGLAPNIHTYNLMLSRACKDGDVRMIKKILLEINDRGLRFNHITFRLMKKLLHKSHHSSLVFNLFMELWDSGLLPRNIQRLVFDKANCYLNVKDAHIDNPLLVLDTDTDTSSSEDIPDVAVSVG
- the LOC116032928 gene encoding putative pentatricopeptide repeat-containing protein At1g16830 isoform X2, with translation MLWRSKCLLVRLSYQSTKTQFLSSIHSLYPPIDYPVNIHQSSSSTEHFCKAPATYRIILTPQGAFAHMVNVVSRLTQRFRTLKGLLDELENVGSVIKAGDLLLFLRIYWFGGMHSMVFMTFEEMLRYGYTPNTFARNILMDVLFKIGRVGIALQVLKETQVPNFLTFSTAVYHLCKLKDLVNLQGVLRSMLRKGYYLKPETFSFVLSCYCKLGQLAEATQLLGLMIVLGIPTSVRVWSILIDGYSKSGRLDIADYLLAKMIAGGCTPNIVACTSLIKGYLESQMTSKAFEILAAMESKGCYPDLVMCNVLIDCLSKIGSYDDAIDVFCSLTERGLTPDSYTLSSIMSTICLSKEFILLPILISGLDITADLVVCNSFLSYFCKAGYPAGAVEFYNDIIDRGFQPDKYTFTGLLSGLCRLGKTSQAVNVYWGIVKSQHGLDAHIHTVIINELIKCGEFHQAIRLFRKAVAEKFQLDVVSYTVALDGLLKGGLVGDAYILFNEMKEIGLAPNIHTYNLMLSRACKDGDVRMIKKILLEINDRGLRFNHITFRLMKKLLHKSHHSSLVFNLFMELWDSGLLPRNIQRLVFDKANCYLNVKDAHIDNPLLVLDTDTDTSSSEDIPDVAVSVG